A single genomic interval of Planctomycetaceae bacterium harbors:
- a CDS encoding glycoside hydrolase N-terminal domain-containing protein: protein MSATKLWYTTPPTEYMSGLPIGTGRLAAMILGTTDPQRVALNHEWFWRGCNRTRDVEKRAHLLPHVRELLLAGKYDEGTAAGDDAFGTAGELIGGQRNRVDSYQPAGDFHFQLDHGDVRNYRRQLDLASGLVSVEYDSDGVHYLCQYLADLAHDLILVRVSADKPFGGEFWLDRVKDDACFLRWDTSHERLVMDGHIHQGLSFRVQGDVRRSGGSARIEGDRLIIADAREVLIGLNVGTTATGMAPAAECRSKPMPADAWAALLAQNQAVYDRYYGTLTLTVDVAENAAPTDQRMAAARKGEQDPALPLLYFNYGRYLLMASTVTAQLPPNLQGKWNEHILAAWEADYHHDINLQMNFWPAENGHLQYTTEALFQHIERMVPHGRKAAMDLYGCNGVFIPITTDAWGRCTPEAHGWAVWIGAAPWLAQHLWWHWQYGQDKTFLAERAYPFFKEVAAFYESYLIEDKDGTLQIVPSQSPENRFVGGGKHPVTLCVSSAMDVQLCTDVLTHAIEAAEILGVDAGKARQWRDMLARLPKLKIGSAGQLLEWNQEFEEAEPGHRHISHLYGLFPGDLFDPDRSAELYQAARTSLERRLSKGGGHTGWSRSWVACCFARMGDGAEAWKHLINLIAEQATDTLLDLHPPRVFQIDGNFGGTAAVMEMLLQSYHEELHFLPALPPAWPTGKIAGMRARGGYAVDVAWSGGKLTEARIRPLTTRECTIRCAAGNYRVTDLGGKEISTHTDGHRLKFNVEAGKTYIMTP from the coding sequence GTGTCGGCAACAAAACTCTGGTACACGACGCCCCCGACCGAATACATGAGCGGGCTGCCCATCGGCACGGGTCGCCTGGCGGCGATGATCCTGGGCACGACCGACCCGCAGCGCGTCGCGCTGAACCACGAATGGTTCTGGCGCGGGTGCAACCGCACGCGCGACGTCGAAAAACGCGCCCACCTGCTGCCCCACGTGCGCGAACTGCTGCTGGCGGGCAAGTACGACGAGGGCACCGCCGCCGGCGACGACGCGTTCGGTACGGCCGGCGAGCTGATCGGCGGCCAGCGCAACCGCGTGGACTCGTACCAGCCCGCCGGCGACTTCCACTTCCAGCTCGACCATGGCGACGTGCGGAACTACCGCCGCCAGCTCGACCTGGCCAGCGGCCTGGTGAGCGTCGAGTACGACTCCGATGGCGTACACTATCTCTGCCAGTACCTGGCGGATCTGGCGCACGACTTAATCCTGGTGCGCGTATCGGCAGACAAGCCCTTCGGCGGCGAGTTCTGGCTGGACCGAGTGAAGGACGACGCGTGCTTCCTGCGATGGGACACCTCGCACGAGCGACTGGTGATGGACGGACACATTCACCAGGGCCTGTCCTTCCGCGTGCAGGGCGACGTGCGCCGCAGCGGCGGCTCGGCCCGCATCGAGGGCGACCGGCTCATCATCGCCGACGCGCGCGAAGTCCTGATCGGCCTCAACGTCGGCACGACCGCCACGGGCATGGCCCCGGCCGCCGAGTGCCGATCCAAACCCATGCCCGCCGATGCGTGGGCGGCGCTGCTGGCGCAGAACCAGGCCGTCTACGACCGCTACTACGGCACGCTGACGCTGACCGTGGACGTAGCCGAAAACGCCGCGCCGACCGATCAGCGGATGGCCGCCGCCCGCAAGGGCGAGCAGGACCCCGCCCTGCCGCTGCTGTACTTCAACTACGGGCGATACCTGCTCATGGCCAGCACCGTCACCGCCCAACTGCCGCCCAACCTCCAGGGCAAGTGGAACGAGCACATCCTCGCCGCCTGGGAGGCCGACTACCACCACGACATCAATCTGCAGATGAACTTCTGGCCGGCCGAGAACGGCCACCTGCAGTACACCACCGAGGCGCTGTTCCAGCACATCGAGCGCATGGTCCCCCACGGCCGCAAGGCGGCCATGGACCTCTACGGCTGCAACGGCGTGTTCATCCCCATCACGACCGACGCCTGGGGGCGCTGCACGCCGGAGGCCCACGGATGGGCGGTCTGGATCGGGGCGGCTCCCTGGCTGGCCCAGCACCTGTGGTGGCACTGGCAGTACGGACAGGACAAGACCTTCCTCGCCGAGCGGGCGTATCCGTTCTTCAAGGAGGTCGCGGCGTTCTACGAGTCGTACCTGATCGAGGACAAAGACGGAACGTTGCAGATCGTGCCCTCGCAGAGCCCGGAAAACCGCTTCGTCGGCGGCGGCAAGCATCCAGTGACGCTGTGCGTTTCGTCGGCGATGGACGTTCAGCTCTGCACCGACGTGTTGACGCACGCCATCGAAGCCGCGGAGATTCTCGGCGTCGACGCCGGCAAGGCCCGTCAGTGGCGCGACATGCTGGCGCGGCTGCCCAAGCTCAAGATCGGCAGTGCCGGCCAACTGCTCGAGTGGAACCAGGAGTTCGAGGAAGCCGAGCCCGGCCACAGGCACATCTCGCACCTGTACGGGCTGTTCCCCGGCGACCTGTTCGACCCCGACCGCAGCGCGGAGCTGTACCAGGCCGCCCGCACCTCGCTCGAGCGGCGCCTGTCCAAGGGCGGCGGGCACACCGGTTGGAGCCGCTCGTGGGTGGCCTGCTGCTTCGCCCGCATGGGCGATGGCGCCGAAGCCTGGAAGCACCTGATCAATCTCATCGCCGAGCAGGCCACCGACACGCTGCTGGACCTGCACCCGCCAAGGGTCTTCCAGATCGACGGCAATTTCGGCGGAACCGCCGCCGTCATGGAGATGCTCCTGCAGAGCTACCACGAAGAGCTGCACTTCCTGCCGGCCCTGCCGCCGGCGTGGCCGACGGGCAAGATCGCCGGCATGCGCGCCCGCGGCGGGTACGCCGTCGACGTCGCCTGGTCGGGCGGCAAACTCACCGAGGCCAGAATCCGCCCCCTGACAACGCGCGAGTGCACCATCCGCTGCGCCGCCGGCAACTACCGCGTGACCGATCTGGGCGGCAAGGAAATCTCAACCCACACCGACGGCCACCGCCTGAAGTTCAATGTCGAGGCGGGAAAGACGTATATCATGACTCCGTAG
- a CDS encoding glycoside hydrolase family 32 protein, whose translation MATTELYREFHRPGFHFTPAQGWMNDPNGLVFYQGQYHLFFQHNPFGTSWGNMTWGHAVSEDLVRWRQIDNAICPDELGHIFSGSAVIDWRDSAGFGGGRETMVAFYTSAGSMVSPPRPFTQSLAWSSDRGRTWTKYPGNPIVPEFRGGNRDPKVIWHEAAGRWLMALYLDANDYLLLSSSDLKHWAKLCEVTVSGASECPDIFELPVLEGEESGSMGEMPVPLQEKRWVFWGASGLYLLGDLTADGFVPRGAAQKSELGSTGYAAQTFSDIPASDGRRIQISWMAGTKFPRMPFNGQMSFPVELTLRRFSDGVFLCRTPVREIERLYGRCVEVIETDLTAGGQFVPETRHDLLDVSMDIEAPASAAVVVLVYGNALHLTPDQGKFNFLGRDVPLTPPHDGRVTLRLLIDRTSVEIFDASGRLSAGFAMLPEAGDIPLVLQAHVKHVHLHRLTVHELRTIW comes from the coding sequence ATGGCTACGACAGAACTTTACCGCGAGTTTCATCGGCCGGGGTTTCATTTCACGCCGGCCCAGGGATGGATGAACGACCCCAACGGCCTGGTGTTTTACCAGGGCCAGTACCACCTGTTCTTTCAGCACAATCCTTTCGGCACGAGCTGGGGGAACATGACCTGGGGCCATGCCGTCAGCGAAGACCTCGTACGCTGGCGGCAGATCGACAACGCCATCTGCCCCGACGAACTGGGCCACATCTTCTCCGGATCGGCCGTGATCGACTGGCGAGACTCGGCGGGCTTTGGCGGTGGGCGCGAGACGATGGTCGCGTTCTACACCTCGGCGGGCTCGATGGTCAGCCCGCCCAGGCCCTTCACGCAGTCGCTGGCCTGGAGCAGCGACCGCGGGCGCACGTGGACCAAGTATCCCGGAAACCCGATCGTGCCGGAGTTCCGTGGCGGCAACCGCGACCCCAAGGTGATCTGGCACGAAGCCGCCGGCCGGTGGCTCATGGCGCTGTACCTGGACGCCAACGACTACCTCCTGCTGAGTTCCAGCGACCTGAAGCACTGGGCGAAGCTGTGCGAGGTGACCGTCAGCGGCGCCAGCGAGTGTCCGGATATCTTCGAGCTGCCGGTGCTCGAAGGCGAAGAATCGGGGAGCATGGGCGAGATGCCCGTGCCACTCCAGGAGAAGCGCTGGGTCTTCTGGGGCGCGTCGGGCTTGTATCTGCTGGGCGACCTGACGGCCGACGGCTTTGTACCGCGCGGCGCGGCGCAGAAATCGGAACTGGGCTCCACCGGATATGCGGCACAGACCTTCAGCGACATCCCGGCCTCGGACGGGCGGCGCATCCAGATCTCATGGATGGCCGGGACGAAGTTCCCGCGCATGCCCTTCAACGGCCAGATGTCCTTCCCCGTCGAGCTAACGCTGCGGCGATTCAGCGACGGCGTGTTCCTCTGCCGCACGCCCGTGCGCGAGATCGAGCGTCTCTACGGCCGCTGCGTTGAGGTGATCGAGACCGACTTGACCGCCGGCGGGCAATTCGTGCCCGAGACGCGCCACGACCTGCTGGACGTGTCGATGGACATCGAGGCCCCCGCGTCGGCGGCCGTTGTCGTGCTGGTCTACGGCAATGCGCTGCACCTCACGCCGGACCAGGGTAAGTTCAACTTTCTCGGCCGCGACGTGCCCCTGACGCCGCCGCATGATGGGCGCGTAACGCTGCGGCTGCTGATCGACCGCACGAGCGTCGAGATCTTCGACGCCAGCGGGCGCCTGTCTGCCGGGTTCGCCATGCTGCCCGAGGCGGGCGATATCCCGCTGGTCTTGCAGGCCCATGTTAAGCACGTCCACCTGCACCGGCTGACGGTTCATGAACTGCGCACGATCTGGTGA
- a CDS encoding type II toxin-antitoxin system RelE/ParE family toxin, with protein MLFIETTIFTHEIKQLLPDSHYRMLQMALSLRPDTGDLIRGGGGLRKLRWNSPGAGKRGSLRVIYSWDRPDTVFMLFAYKKNRQENLTPQQIRLLSALVEEWLS; from the coding sequence GTGCTCTTTATTGAGACAACTATCTTCACGCACGAAATCAAGCAGCTCTTGCCGGACTCTCATTACCGGATGCTGCAGATGGCTCTGTCGTTGCGGCCTGACACAGGAGATTTGATCCGCGGCGGTGGAGGTTTGAGAAAGCTGAGATGGAATTCCCCCGGGGCCGGCAAACGCGGCTCGCTGAGGGTGATCTATTCTTGGGACCGGCCGGATACTGTCTTTATGCTGTTCGCGTATAAGAAGAATCGGCAAGAAAATCTTACGCCCCAGCAGATCAGGTTGCTGAGCGCTCTGGTGGAGGAGTGGCTGTCATGA
- a CDS encoding PHP domain-containing protein encodes MKVELHLHTSRYSGCAAISPAEAMQRLIELGYDAVYITEHDRVWSPFELDDLREQFPNIKIFGGVELTVGFARMQHLLVLGTSDPEYIDLAGEEEAILKKARHEGHLTILAHPFRWKEDETMMDRGNNPDAIEYLTCNHDAPEMKEQSKAAATKFHVRLVNSGDVHDLDFMGRFWIETTEPFAEAEDIRRIVLRRDYRNRRNSD; translated from the coding sequence ATGAAGGTTGAACTGCATCTACACACGTCACGTTACAGCGGCTGCGCGGCGATCTCGCCGGCCGAGGCGATGCAGCGCCTCATCGAGCTGGGGTACGACGCGGTGTATATCACCGAGCACGACCGGGTCTGGTCGCCGTTCGAGCTCGATGACCTGCGCGAGCAGTTCCCCAATATCAAGATCTTCGGCGGCGTCGAGTTGACCGTCGGGTTCGCCCGCATGCAGCACCTGCTGGTGCTGGGGACGAGCGACCCGGAATACATCGACCTGGCCGGCGAAGAAGAGGCCATCCTCAAGAAGGCCCGTCACGAGGGGCACCTGACGATCCTGGCCCACCCCTTCCGATGGAAGGAAGACGAGACCATGATGGACCGGGGCAACAACCCCGACGCCATTGAGTACCTCACGTGCAACCACGACGCGCCGGAGATGAAGGAGCAGTCCAAGGCCGCCGCGACGAAGTTCCACGTGCGACTGGTCAACAGCGGCGACGTGCATGACCTGGATTTCATGGGGCGATTCTGGATCGAGACGACCGAGCCCTTCGCCGAAGCCGAAGACATCCGCCGCATCGTCCTGCGCCGCGACTATCGCAATCGCCGCAACAGCGATTGA
- the infA gene encoding translation initiation factor IF-1, whose translation MAKEGVIEIEAVVKKSMPNAMFLLEIETGGKKHEIVGHISGRMRRNYIRITPGDRVMVEMSPYDLTKGRIVYRQR comes from the coding sequence ATGGCCAAAGAAGGCGTCATCGAGATCGAAGCGGTGGTCAAGAAGTCGATGCCCAACGCGATGTTCCTGCTGGAAATCGAGACCGGCGGAAAGAAGCATGAGATCGTCGGGCACATCTCCGGGCGCATGCGCCGCAATTACATTCGTATCACCCCCGGCGACCGCGTCATGGTCGAGATGAGCCCCTACGACCTGACCAAAGGCCGCATTGTCTACCGACAGCGGTAG
- a CDS encoding lysophospholipid acyltransferase family protein, producing MSNVRSHTNPALPKLHLPADIPHASTPYLIMRAILQALFAVIYKLRTFNRHLEPASGGVLYICNHQSFLDPIIASCMLQRPCNYMARDSLFRNAFFAKVISTFNAFPVKRGTADTGAIKEAMRRLKAGGCLVIFAEGTRTEDGRIGPMLPGVALLAQRAAKWVVPVVIDGAYEAWPRNRKFPGAGSMMVQYGTPMPQEQAKKLSSDELIATMRRQMIEMQTDLRKRAGRPELKYDRQ from the coding sequence ATGAGCAACGTTCGCAGCCACACCAACCCCGCCCTGCCCAAGCTTCACCTGCCGGCCGACATCCCCCACGCAAGCACGCCCTACCTGATCATGCGGGCGATCCTGCAGGCGCTGTTTGCCGTCATCTACAAGCTGCGCACGTTCAACCGCCACCTCGAGCCGGCCAGCGGCGGCGTGCTCTACATCTGCAATCACCAGAGCTTCCTCGACCCGATCATCGCCAGTTGCATGCTCCAGCGCCCGTGCAATTACATGGCCCGCGACAGCCTCTTCCGCAACGCGTTTTTCGCCAAGGTCATCAGCACATTCAACGCCTTCCCCGTCAAGCGCGGCACGGCCGACACCGGGGCGATCAAGGAAGCCATGCGCCGCCTCAAGGCCGGCGGGTGCCTGGTGATTTTCGCCGAGGGCACGCGCACCGAAGACGGCCGCATCGGGCCGATGCTGCCCGGCGTGGCGCTGCTGGCCCAGCGGGCGGCCAAGTGGGTCGTGCCGGTGGTGATCGACGGCGCGTACGAGGCCTGGCCGCGAAATCGCAAGTTCCCCGGCGCCGGCAGCATGATGGTCCAGTACGGCACGCCGATGCCACAGGAACAGGCCAAGAAGCTCTCATCCGACGAACTCATCGCCACGATGCGCCGCCAGATGATCGAGATGCAAACCGATCTGCGTAAAAGAGCGGGCCGGCCGGAACTGAAGTACGACAGACAGTGA
- a CDS encoding sugar phosphate isomerase/epimerase, whose translation MITGKAGVQLFTLREYTQNITDFAATMAKVRKIGYTAVQISAIGPIDPQEVAKAVEGEGLKVAATHIGWGEFLTDLPRVIEKHLLWKCPHPAIGGLPQEYFSAEGVKRFIAELTPVAAELARNGMDFSYHNHSHELIRYGPKTWLQELYDQAPGSVLKAEIDTYWIQHGGGDPTCWINHCAGREPVIHLKDMARGPDGQLMAPIGEGNLNWPAILAAGEAGGVEYYLVEQDNCNGIDPFECVATSYRNLQKLGVS comes from the coding sequence ATGATTACCGGCAAAGCAGGCGTGCAGTTGTTCACCCTTCGCGAGTACACCCAGAACATCACCGACTTCGCCGCCACGATGGCCAAGGTCCGCAAGATCGGATACACCGCCGTTCAGATTTCCGCCATCGGGCCGATCGATCCCCAGGAGGTCGCCAAGGCCGTGGAAGGCGAGGGGCTCAAAGTCGCCGCCACGCACATCGGCTGGGGCGAGTTCCTGACTGATCTGCCGCGCGTCATCGAAAAGCACCTGCTCTGGAAGTGCCCGCACCCGGCCATCGGCGGCCTGCCGCAGGAATACTTCTCGGCCGAGGGCGTCAAGCGTTTCATCGCCGAGTTGACGCCCGTCGCGGCCGAGCTGGCCAGGAATGGCATGGATTTCTCCTATCACAATCACAGCCACGAGCTGATCCGCTACGGGCCCAAGACCTGGCTGCAGGAACTCTACGACCAGGCGCCCGGTAGCGTCCTCAAGGCCGAGATCGACACGTACTGGATCCAGCACGGCGGCGGCGACCCGACGTGTTGGATCAACCACTGCGCCGGCCGCGAGCCCGTCATCCACCTCAAGGACATGGCCCGCGGACCGGACGGGCAACTGATGGCCCCGATCGGCGAGGGCAACCTGAACTGGCCGGCGATCCTGGCAGCCGGTGAGGCCGGCGGCGTCGAGTACTACCTCGTCGAGCAGGACAACTGCAACGGCATCGACCCCTTCGAGTGCGTCGCCACCAGCTACCGCAACCTGCAAAAACTCGGCGTAAGCTGA
- the asnS gene encoding asparagine--tRNA ligase, giving the protein MNYTRVKDVLAAEPGGEVTLAGWVRTCRPSKAGISFIQINDGSCMATVQVVAGSALPNYESQIAHLTTGASVIVTGAVVASPAKGQRVEVQASQVCLAGAAQADTYPIQPKHHTMEFLRTQAHLRARTNTFGAVARVRNAISASIHEFFQSRGFLYVNTPIITASDCEGAGQLFTVTTLDPAAPPRNEAGEVDFSQDFFGRRTYLTVSGQLEAETYACSLGNVYTFGPTFRAENSNTPRHLAEFWMVEPEMAFCDLAGDADMAEAFVKHIFATVLERCDEDMRFFNERIDKTAIETLTQIADAAFERITYTQAVELLTAASRSWEYPPAWGSDLQTEHERYLTEQVFKKPLIITDYPSAIKPFYMRLSDDGRTVAAMDVLVPKIGEIIGGSQREERLDVLTARMEAQGMNVNDYWWYADLRRYGTVPHAGFGLGLERTVQFATGMANIRDVIPYPRTPRSADF; this is encoded by the coding sequence ATGAACTACACGCGAGTGAAAGACGTTCTGGCCGCCGAACCCGGCGGCGAAGTCACGCTGGCCGGATGGGTCCGCACGTGCAGGCCCAGCAAGGCGGGCATCAGCTTTATCCAGATCAACGACGGCTCGTGCATGGCGACCGTCCAGGTCGTCGCCGGGTCTGCGTTGCCCAATTACGAATCGCAGATCGCGCACCTGACAACCGGCGCATCCGTCATCGTCACCGGCGCCGTCGTCGCCAGCCCCGCCAAGGGACAGCGCGTCGAGGTCCAGGCCTCGCAGGTGTGCCTGGCCGGAGCGGCCCAGGCCGACACTTACCCCATCCAGCCCAAGCACCATACTATGGAGTTCCTGCGCACGCAGGCCCACCTGCGGGCCCGCACGAACACCTTCGGGGCCGTCGCACGCGTGCGCAACGCCATCTCGGCGAGCATCCACGAGTTCTTTCAGTCGCGCGGGTTCCTGTACGTCAACACGCCGATCATCACCGCCAGCGACTGCGAAGGCGCCGGCCAGCTCTTCACCGTCACCACGCTGGACCCCGCCGCCCCACCGCGCAACGAGGCCGGGGAGGTGGACTTCTCGCAGGACTTTTTCGGCCGACGCACGTACCTGACCGTTTCCGGTCAGCTCGAGGCCGAGACCTACGCCTGCTCGCTGGGCAACGTCTACACGTTCGGGCCCACGTTCCGGGCCGAAAACTCCAACACGCCCCGCCACCTCGCCGAGTTCTGGATGGTCGAGCCGGAGATGGCCTTCTGCGACCTGGCCGGCGACGCCGACATGGCCGAGGCATTCGTCAAGCACATCTTCGCCACCGTCCTCGAACGCTGCGACGAAGACATGCGATTCTTCAACGAACGCATCGACAAGACCGCCATCGAGACCCTCACGCAGATCGCCGACGCCGCGTTCGAACGCATCACGTACACCCAGGCCGTTGAGCTGCTCACTGCCGCCAGCCGCTCGTGGGAGTACCCGCCCGCCTGGGGCAGCGACCTTCAGACCGAGCACGAGCGGTACCTGACCGAGCAGGTCTTCAAGAAGCCGCTGATCATCACGGACTACCCTTCGGCGATCAAACCGTTCTACATGCGTTTGTCTGATGACGGCAGGACGGTCGCCGCGATGGACGTGCTGGTGCCCAAGATCGGCGAGATCATCGGCGGCAGCCAGCGCGAGGAGCGCCTGGACGTGCTGACGGCGCGGATGGAGGCGCAGGGGATGAACGTAAATGACTACTGGTGGTACGCGGACCTTCGCCGTTATGGAACCGTGCCGCACGCCGGGTTCGGCCTGGGCCTGGAACGCACGGTGCAGTTCGCCACCGGCATGGCCAACATTCGCGACGTGATTCCCTACCCCCGAACGCCCCGCAGCGCCGATTTCTGA
- a CDS encoding response regulator transcription factor, whose amino-acid sequence MEKNNANKGSGKWSVLLVDDHPVVRQGLRSLIEGENDICVCAEADSPSEALRRIDKHHPDAAVIDLSLQEGSGLELIKDIRIRYPKMLLLVWSMRDEFFYAERVLRAGARGYVIKTEPGEKVVEGLRRIREGQIYLSDRMTSRMINRLANNRVAPGQPSVQDLTDREMEVFELIGSGLPTREIADRLHLSVKTIDSHREHIKDKLQLDNATELLKHAIRWVQSGAYG is encoded by the coding sequence ATGGAAAAGAACAACGCGAATAAGGGTTCCGGTAAATGGTCAGTCCTTCTGGTTGACGATCATCCCGTCGTGCGCCAGGGTCTGAGGTCCCTGATCGAAGGCGAGAATGACATCTGCGTCTGCGCCGAGGCGGACTCGCCGTCGGAGGCTTTGCGCCGGATCGACAAGCACCACCCGGACGCGGCTGTGATCGATCTGAGCCTCCAGGAAGGCAGCGGTCTGGAACTGATCAAGGACATCCGCATCCGCTACCCGAAGATGCTGCTGCTGGTCTGGTCGATGCGGGACGAGTTTTTCTATGCCGAGCGCGTGCTGCGTGCGGGCGCGCGAGGCTACGTCATCAAGACCGAACCGGGCGAGAAGGTGGTCGAAGGCCTGCGGCGCATCCGCGAGGGGCAGATATACCTCAGCGATCGCATGACATCCCGCATGATCAACCGCCTGGCGAACAATCGGGTGGCGCCGGGGCAGCCCTCGGTGCAGGACCTGACCGACCGCGAGATGGAAGTGTTCGAGTTGATCGGCAGCGGGTTGCCCACGCGCGAGATCGCCGACCGCCTCCACCTGAGTGTCAAGACGATCGATTCGCACCGCGAGCACATCAAGGACAAGCTCCAGCTCGACAACGCGACCGAACTGCTCAAGCACGCCATCCGGTGGGTTCAGTCCGGCGCGTACGGTTAA
- the pta gene encoding phosphate acetyltransferase, which produces MSNVVVEQIKQRAIAAGKTIVIPEAQDDRVLQAAQEAARLRYARVQVVGSPPEIAARAKTLGLDLSNVEVVDHSQGQLRDRCVQHIFERRKAKGMTLDQAADLLKSPIYFGGAMVGVGVADGMVAGSVSPTADTVRSALYAVGCTVGNKTVSSCSVMNSIIPEFGVDGSVIFADTGVVPEPTTEQLADIAIAAAEACRQLLNVEPFVAMMSFSTKGSAYSPAVQKVIDATAIAQKRRPDLKIDGELQVDAAMMPDIASRKAKGSLVAGRANTLVFPDLSCGNIAYKLVERFGKAEALGPLLLGLAKPINDLSRGCSVEDIVLITAITALQAG; this is translated from the coding sequence ATGAGCAACGTCGTCGTCGAGCAGATCAAGCAGCGAGCCATCGCCGCCGGAAAGACCATCGTGATCCCCGAGGCCCAGGACGACCGCGTCCTGCAGGCCGCCCAGGAGGCCGCGCGGCTGCGATACGCCCGCGTACAGGTGGTCGGCTCGCCGCCGGAGATCGCCGCCCGCGCCAAGACGCTCGGGTTGGATCTGTCGAACGTCGAAGTCGTCGATCATTCCCAGGGCCAGTTGCGCGACCGATGCGTGCAGCACATCTTCGAACGCCGAAAAGCCAAGGGCATGACCCTCGACCAGGCGGCCGACCTGCTCAAAAGCCCCATCTACTTCGGCGGGGCCATGGTGGGCGTGGGCGTGGCCGACGGCATGGTCGCCGGCAGCGTCTCCCCCACCGCCGACACCGTCCGCAGCGCCCTGTACGCCGTCGGCTGCACGGTAGGCAACAAAACCGTCTCCTCGTGCAGCGTGATGAACTCGATCATCCCCGAGTTCGGCGTCGACGGATCCGTGATCTTCGCCGACACCGGCGTGGTGCCCGAGCCGACCACCGAGCAACTTGCCGACATCGCCATCGCCGCGGCCGAGGCGTGCCGCCAACTCCTCAACGTCGAACCGTTCGTGGCCATGATGAGCTTCTCGACCAAGGGTTCGGCGTACAGCCCGGCGGTGCAGAAGGTGATCGACGCCACGGCCATCGCCCAGAAGCGACGCCCGGACCTGAAGATCGACGGCGAACTGCAGGTCGACGCCGCAATGATGCCGGATATCGCTTCCCGCAAGGCTAAGGGCTCGCTCGTCGCCGGGCGCGCCAACACGCTGGTCTTCCCGGACCTGTCCTGCGGAAATATCGCCTACAAGCTCGTGGAGCGATTCGGCAAGGCCGAAGCCCTGGGCCCGCTGCTGCTGGGCCTGGCCAAGCCGATCAACGACCTCTCCCGCGGCTGCAGCGTGGAAGACATCGTGCTGATCACGGCCATCACGGCCCTGCAGGCGGGCTAG
- the cmk gene encoding (d)CMP kinase: MIITIDGPAGSGKSTVARRLAAAMGVAHFDTGATYRAATLKAMQARADLTDPAALASVARSADIQLIDKDGKLRVLLDGRDVSAAIRTSDVTDNIHFLADEPRVRHVLVELQRRIGGELGSFVTEGRDQGSVVFPHADVKFFLNASAEVRARRRWSELVAAGEAADYQQVLDSVVSRDHRDMTRAVGPLVKPAAAVEIDTSDMTIDQVVAAMKTRLEPSR; this comes from the coding sequence ATGATCATCACCATTGACGGACCGGCGGGGTCGGGCAAGAGCACCGTTGCGCGGCGGTTGGCCGCGGCGATGGGCGTGGCCCACTTCGACACCGGCGCGACCTACCGCGCCGCCACGCTCAAGGCGATGCAGGCCCGCGCCGATCTCACAGACCCCGCCGCCCTGGCGTCCGTCGCCCGCTCGGCCGACATCCAGCTCATCGACAAAGACGGCAAGCTGCGCGTGCTGCTGGACGGCCGAGACGTCAGCGCGGCCATCCGCACCAGCGACGTGACGGACAACATTCACTTTCTGGCCGATGAACCTCGGGTGCGTCACGTGCTGGTCGAACTGCAGCGCCGCATCGGCGGGGAACTGGGCAGCTTCGTCACCGAGGGGCGCGACCAGGGCTCGGTCGTCTTCCCGCATGCCGACGTGAAGTTCTTCCTCAACGCCTCGGCCGAGGTGCGGGCACGGCGGCGCTGGTCGGAACTGGTCGCCGCCGGCGAAGCGGCGGACTACCAGCAGGTGCTCGACAGCGTCGTCTCGCGCGACCATCGCGACATGACGCGCGCCGTCGGCCCGCTGGTCAAGCCCGCCGCGGCCGTCGAGATCGACACCTCCGACATGACCATCGACCAGGTGGTCGCGGCGATGAAGACCCGCCTGGAGCCGTCGCGATGA
- the nadS gene encoding NadS family protein, with translation MKKEHFAKLVTSIQEAGQIRSGRKKPSRQYTIAPPDIRKVRDKLNVSQPEFALMIGVSPRTLQNWEQGRRKPEGPAKALLRIAFRNPKAVLDALHSK, from the coding sequence ATGAAGAAAGAACATTTTGCCAAACTTGTTACAAGCATTCAGGAAGCTGGGCAGATCAGGAGCGGTCGCAAGAAGCCCAGCCGCCAGTACACGATCGCGCCGCCGGATATCCGCAAGGTCCGCGACAAGCTCAACGTCTCCCAGCCGGAGTTTGCCCTGATGATTGGCGTCAGCCCCCGGACCTTACAGAACTGGGAACAGGGCCGCAGGAAGCCTGAAGGCCCCGCCAAGGCATTGTTGCGCATCGCATTCCGCAATCCAAAAGCTGTCCTGGACGCGCTGCATTCAAAATAA